The Toxotes jaculatrix isolate fToxJac2 chromosome 14, fToxJac2.pri, whole genome shotgun sequence genome window below encodes:
- the lpin2 gene encoding phosphatidate phosphatase LPIN2 isoform X2 has protein sequence MVMKRRRSWEDRGLLGSNTEDNTDNSEQDESSSLRSSWSLADTMNYVGQLAGQVLVTVKELYKGINQATLSGCIDVVVVRQRDGTYQCSPFHVRFGKLGVLRSKEKVIDIEVNGEPVDLHMKLGDNGEAFFVQEAEQQNIVPAHLATSPIPTESHLFWISEVEHRAPKDLEDDPADPEDPPEPPVPSTMTTKKKKRRRKKHKGDPRREELTPPMSVTTGNAIAANAPAATTAAMSSTGQNEEIFEMDLSSDEEAAAHVSRSPSVTTMRDVDPKLPAARHNLDGYSMSDGDWPADDSHGLSQAFSPKSDSELVVRPSESLLRAESHMQWTWGEFPETTRVTKKEKAEPLKTVTITPSESTHFRVILSSEAMEDETEIKKEVGASSVCTIVKPEPRTPITTVTPVNPLTSVSTITSGSPVTPTEPLDVLPPSVATSTPSSSQQSDSPSKKKGVPKRSQHQGPEDIYLDDLNVLEPDVAARYFPKSESEAATKHWMDSEMRSGSQSPQSVGSAAADSGTECLSDSASDLPDVTLSLCGGLTENAEISKERFMEHIITYHEFAENPAIIDNPNLVVKIGNRYYNWTLAAPLILSLQAFQKNLPKATEEAWVKEKMPKKSGRWWFWRKRADSTIKQSETKLETKEESHLEEEGPTMSQEKLALPPKAGDSSSDEEAKEVSAVSCQERLQPVDGQHHPSPHTYRKSLRLSSDQIASLKLKEGPNDVTFSITTQYQGTCRCEGTIYLWNWDDKVIISDIDGTITKSDVFGQILPQLGKDWTHQGIAKLYHSVAENGYKFLYCSARAIGMADMTRGYLQWVNDGGTILPRGPLMLSPSSLFSAFHREVIEKKPEIFKIECLTDIKNLFQHNKQPFYAAFGNRANDVFAYKEVGVPVCRIFTVNPKGELIQEQTKGNKSSYGRLSELVEHVFPLLSKEQNEAFVMPEYSSFCYWRQPIPDINPDELL, from the exons ATGGTGATGAAGAGACGTAGATCCTGGGAGGACAGGGGGCTCCTGGGAAGCAACACCGAGgacaacacagacaacagtGAACAGGATGAGTCCTCATCTCTGAGGTCGTCTTGGTCCCTG GCAGACACCATGAACTACGTGGGCCAGCTGGCAGGTCAGGTGCTGGTGACCGTCAAAGAACTGTACAAGGGCATTAATCAGGCCACATTATCGGGCTGCATCGATGTTGTAGTTGTCCGCCAGAGAGATGGCACCTACCAGTGCTCACCATTTCACGTGCGCTTCGGCAAGCTGGGTGTGCTGCGCTCCAAAGAGAAAGTA ATTGACATCGAAGTAAATGGAGAGCCCGTAGACCTGCACATGAAGCTTGGTGACAATGGAGAAGCCTTCTTTGTCCAAGAAGCCGAGCAGCAGAAT ATTGTCCCTGCCCACCTGGCCACCTCCCCAATACCCACTGAGAGTCACCTGTTCTGGATCTCAGAGGTGGAGCACAGGGCACCAAAAGATCTGGAAGATGACCCCGCTGACCCAGAGGACCCCCCTGAGCCTCCTGTTCCCAGCACCATGACCacgaaaaagaagaagagacggAGGAAGAAGCACAAAGGAGACCCACGAAGAGAGGAGCTGACCCCGCCCATGTCAGTCACTACTGGTAATGCTATTGCTGCTAATGCACCTGCTGCTACGACTGCTGCTATGTCCAGCACTGGGCAAAATGAAGAGATCTTTGAAATGGACCTGAGTTCAGATGAGGAGGCTGCAGCACATGTCTCTAG GTCACCTTCAGTGACCACAATGCGTGACGTTGATCCGAAATTACCTGCAGCTAGACACAACCTTGATGGTTATTCAATGTCTGATGGGGACTGGCCAGCAGATGACAG TCATGGCTTGTCTCAGGCCTTTTCCCCAAAGAGTGACTCTGAACTGGTGGTCAGGCCTTCAGAGAGTTTGCTCAGAGCTGAGTCCCACATGCAGTGGACCTGGGGAGAGTTTCCAGAAACAACCAGG GTCAccaaaaaagagaaagcagaacCACTAAAAACGGTGACCATCACTCCATCAGAGAGCACCCACTTCCGGGTCATCCTCAGCTCCGAGGCCATGGAGGACGAGACAGAGATCAAAAAGGAAGTTGGTGCCTCTTCAGTGTGTACTATCGTCAAGCCCGAGCCACGCACCCCTATCACCACTGTAACACCGGTGAATCCTCTCACATCGGTCAGCACCATAACCTCCGGGAGTCCTGTAACACCCACAGAGCCCCTGGATGTCCTGCCACCCAGTGTGGCAACCTCCACCCCTTCCAGCAGCCAACAGAGTGATTCACCCTCCAAGAAGAAAG GTGTCCCAAAGAGGAGTCAGCATCAGGGTCCTGAGGATATCTACCTAGATGACCTGAATGTACTTGAACCTGATGTTGCTGCACGATATTTTCCTAAGAG TGAGTCTGAGGCCGCCACTAAGCACTGGATGGACTCGGAAATGCGCTCTGGTTCACAGTCTCCTCAGTCGGTGGGTAGTGCTGCAGCTGACAGTGGGACAGAGTGTCTTTCTGACTCAGCCAGTGACCTCCCTGACGTcaccctgtctctgtgtggaggCCTCAcagaaaatgctgaaatatCCAAAG AAAGGTTCATGGAGCATATCATCACCTATCATGAATTTGCTGAAAATCCAGCAATTATAGATAACCCCAACCTGGTAGTAAAGATAGGAAATAG ATATTATAACTGGACTCTAGCTGCACCCTTAATTTTAAGTCTACAAGCATTTCAGAAGAATTTACCAAAG GCTACAGAGGAGGCCTGGGTAAAGGAGAAAATGCCAAAGAAGTCAGGCCGCTGGTGGTTCTGGCGAAAGAGGGCGGATAGTACAATCAAGCAG TCAGAAACTAAGCTTGAAACCAAGGAGGAGTCTCATTTGGAGGAGGAAGGACCCACCATGTCTCAGGAGAAGCTGGCCTTACC GCCTAAAGCAGGAGACTCATCCAGCGATGAAGAGGCCAAGGAGGTGAGCGCTGTATCCTGTCAAGAGAGACTGCAGCCAGTAGATGGTCAGCACCACCCCAGCCCACACACTTACAGGAAGTCCCTGCGTCTGTCTTCTGATCAGATA GCCAGTCTGAAACTGAAGGAGGGACCGAATGATGTGACGTTTAGCATCACCACCCAGTACCAGGGCACATGCCGCTGCGAGGGCACCATCTACCTGTGGAACTGGGACGACAAAGTCATTATCTCTGACATTGATGGCACCATCACCAA GTCAGATGTGTTTGGACAGATCCTGCCCCAGTTGGGGAAGGACTGGACCCACCAGGGCATTGCCAAGCTCTACCACTCAGTAGCTGA GAACGGCTACAAGTTCTTGTACTGCTCAGCTCGGGCTATTGGCATGGCAGACATGACAAGAGGTTACCTACAGTGGGTTAACGACGGAGGCACCATCCTGCCCCGGGGACCTCTCATGCTGTCTCCCAGCAGCCTCTTCTCTGCCTTCCACAG GGAGGTCATCGAGAAGAAACCGGAGATCTTCAAGATTGAATGCCTTACAGACATCAAGAACCTGTTCCAGCATAACAAGCAGCCATTCTACGCCGCCTTTGGGAATAGAGCTAAT GATGTGTTTGCCTATAAGGAGGTGGGAGTTCCTGTGTGTAGGATCTTCACAGTTAACCCTAAGGGTGAGCTGATCCAGGAGCAGACCAAGGGCAACAAGTCTTC CTATGGCAGGCTTAGTGAGCTGGTGGAGCATGTGTTCCCTCTTTTGAGCAAAGAGCAGAACGAGGCCTTTGTCATGCCAGAGTACAGCTCTTTCTGTTACTGGAGACAGCCCATACCAGACATCAACCCCGATGAACTGCTCTGA
- the lpin2 gene encoding phosphatidate phosphatase LPIN2 isoform X1: MVMKRRRSWEDRGLLGSNTEDNTDNSEQDESSSLRSSWSLADTMNYVGQLAGQVLVTVKELYKGINQATLSGCIDVVVVRQRDGTYQCSPFHVRFGKLGVLRSKEKVIDIEVNGEPVDLHMKLGDNGEAFFVQEAEQQNQIVPAHLATSPIPTESHLFWISEVEHRAPKDLEDDPADPEDPPEPPVPSTMTTKKKKRRRKKHKGDPRREELTPPMSVTTGNAIAANAPAATTAAMSSTGQNEEIFEMDLSSDEEAAAHVSRSPSVTTMRDVDPKLPAARHNLDGYSMSDGDWPADDSHGLSQAFSPKSDSELVVRPSESLLRAESHMQWTWGEFPETTRVTKKEKAEPLKTVTITPSESTHFRVILSSEAMEDETEIKKEVGASSVCTIVKPEPRTPITTVTPVNPLTSVSTITSGSPVTPTEPLDVLPPSVATSTPSSSQQSDSPSKKKGVPKRSQHQGPEDIYLDDLNVLEPDVAARYFPKSESEAATKHWMDSEMRSGSQSPQSVGSAAADSGTECLSDSASDLPDVTLSLCGGLTENAEISKERFMEHIITYHEFAENPAIIDNPNLVVKIGNRYYNWTLAAPLILSLQAFQKNLPKATEEAWVKEKMPKKSGRWWFWRKRADSTIKQSETKLETKEESHLEEEGPTMSQEKLALPPKAGDSSSDEEAKEVSAVSCQERLQPVDGQHHPSPHTYRKSLRLSSDQIASLKLKEGPNDVTFSITTQYQGTCRCEGTIYLWNWDDKVIISDIDGTITKSDVFGQILPQLGKDWTHQGIAKLYHSVAENGYKFLYCSARAIGMADMTRGYLQWVNDGGTILPRGPLMLSPSSLFSAFHREVIEKKPEIFKIECLTDIKNLFQHNKQPFYAAFGNRANDVFAYKEVGVPVCRIFTVNPKGELIQEQTKGNKSSYGRLSELVEHVFPLLSKEQNEAFVMPEYSSFCYWRQPIPDINPDELL; encoded by the exons ATGGTGATGAAGAGACGTAGATCCTGGGAGGACAGGGGGCTCCTGGGAAGCAACACCGAGgacaacacagacaacagtGAACAGGATGAGTCCTCATCTCTGAGGTCGTCTTGGTCCCTG GCAGACACCATGAACTACGTGGGCCAGCTGGCAGGTCAGGTGCTGGTGACCGTCAAAGAACTGTACAAGGGCATTAATCAGGCCACATTATCGGGCTGCATCGATGTTGTAGTTGTCCGCCAGAGAGATGGCACCTACCAGTGCTCACCATTTCACGTGCGCTTCGGCAAGCTGGGTGTGCTGCGCTCCAAAGAGAAAGTA ATTGACATCGAAGTAAATGGAGAGCCCGTAGACCTGCACATGAAGCTTGGTGACAATGGAGAAGCCTTCTTTGTCCAAGAAGCCGAGCAGCAGAAT CAGATTGTCCCTGCCCACCTGGCCACCTCCCCAATACCCACTGAGAGTCACCTGTTCTGGATCTCAGAGGTGGAGCACAGGGCACCAAAAGATCTGGAAGATGACCCCGCTGACCCAGAGGACCCCCCTGAGCCTCCTGTTCCCAGCACCATGACCacgaaaaagaagaagagacggAGGAAGAAGCACAAAGGAGACCCACGAAGAGAGGAGCTGACCCCGCCCATGTCAGTCACTACTGGTAATGCTATTGCTGCTAATGCACCTGCTGCTACGACTGCTGCTATGTCCAGCACTGGGCAAAATGAAGAGATCTTTGAAATGGACCTGAGTTCAGATGAGGAGGCTGCAGCACATGTCTCTAG GTCACCTTCAGTGACCACAATGCGTGACGTTGATCCGAAATTACCTGCAGCTAGACACAACCTTGATGGTTATTCAATGTCTGATGGGGACTGGCCAGCAGATGACAG TCATGGCTTGTCTCAGGCCTTTTCCCCAAAGAGTGACTCTGAACTGGTGGTCAGGCCTTCAGAGAGTTTGCTCAGAGCTGAGTCCCACATGCAGTGGACCTGGGGAGAGTTTCCAGAAACAACCAGG GTCAccaaaaaagagaaagcagaacCACTAAAAACGGTGACCATCACTCCATCAGAGAGCACCCACTTCCGGGTCATCCTCAGCTCCGAGGCCATGGAGGACGAGACAGAGATCAAAAAGGAAGTTGGTGCCTCTTCAGTGTGTACTATCGTCAAGCCCGAGCCACGCACCCCTATCACCACTGTAACACCGGTGAATCCTCTCACATCGGTCAGCACCATAACCTCCGGGAGTCCTGTAACACCCACAGAGCCCCTGGATGTCCTGCCACCCAGTGTGGCAACCTCCACCCCTTCCAGCAGCCAACAGAGTGATTCACCCTCCAAGAAGAAAG GTGTCCCAAAGAGGAGTCAGCATCAGGGTCCTGAGGATATCTACCTAGATGACCTGAATGTACTTGAACCTGATGTTGCTGCACGATATTTTCCTAAGAG TGAGTCTGAGGCCGCCACTAAGCACTGGATGGACTCGGAAATGCGCTCTGGTTCACAGTCTCCTCAGTCGGTGGGTAGTGCTGCAGCTGACAGTGGGACAGAGTGTCTTTCTGACTCAGCCAGTGACCTCCCTGACGTcaccctgtctctgtgtggaggCCTCAcagaaaatgctgaaatatCCAAAG AAAGGTTCATGGAGCATATCATCACCTATCATGAATTTGCTGAAAATCCAGCAATTATAGATAACCCCAACCTGGTAGTAAAGATAGGAAATAG ATATTATAACTGGACTCTAGCTGCACCCTTAATTTTAAGTCTACAAGCATTTCAGAAGAATTTACCAAAG GCTACAGAGGAGGCCTGGGTAAAGGAGAAAATGCCAAAGAAGTCAGGCCGCTGGTGGTTCTGGCGAAAGAGGGCGGATAGTACAATCAAGCAG TCAGAAACTAAGCTTGAAACCAAGGAGGAGTCTCATTTGGAGGAGGAAGGACCCACCATGTCTCAGGAGAAGCTGGCCTTACC GCCTAAAGCAGGAGACTCATCCAGCGATGAAGAGGCCAAGGAGGTGAGCGCTGTATCCTGTCAAGAGAGACTGCAGCCAGTAGATGGTCAGCACCACCCCAGCCCACACACTTACAGGAAGTCCCTGCGTCTGTCTTCTGATCAGATA GCCAGTCTGAAACTGAAGGAGGGACCGAATGATGTGACGTTTAGCATCACCACCCAGTACCAGGGCACATGCCGCTGCGAGGGCACCATCTACCTGTGGAACTGGGACGACAAAGTCATTATCTCTGACATTGATGGCACCATCACCAA GTCAGATGTGTTTGGACAGATCCTGCCCCAGTTGGGGAAGGACTGGACCCACCAGGGCATTGCCAAGCTCTACCACTCAGTAGCTGA GAACGGCTACAAGTTCTTGTACTGCTCAGCTCGGGCTATTGGCATGGCAGACATGACAAGAGGTTACCTACAGTGGGTTAACGACGGAGGCACCATCCTGCCCCGGGGACCTCTCATGCTGTCTCCCAGCAGCCTCTTCTCTGCCTTCCACAG GGAGGTCATCGAGAAGAAACCGGAGATCTTCAAGATTGAATGCCTTACAGACATCAAGAACCTGTTCCAGCATAACAAGCAGCCATTCTACGCCGCCTTTGGGAATAGAGCTAAT GATGTGTTTGCCTATAAGGAGGTGGGAGTTCCTGTGTGTAGGATCTTCACAGTTAACCCTAAGGGTGAGCTGATCCAGGAGCAGACCAAGGGCAACAAGTCTTC CTATGGCAGGCTTAGTGAGCTGGTGGAGCATGTGTTCCCTCTTTTGAGCAAAGAGCAGAACGAGGCCTTTGTCATGCCAGAGTACAGCTCTTTCTGTTACTGGAGACAGCCCATACCAGACATCAACCCCGATGAACTGCTCTGA
- the lpin2 gene encoding phosphatidate phosphatase LPIN2 isoform X3 translates to MNYVGQLAGQVLVTVKELYKGINQATLSGCIDVVVVRQRDGTYQCSPFHVRFGKLGVLRSKEKVIDIEVNGEPVDLHMKLGDNGEAFFVQEAEQQNQIVPAHLATSPIPTESHLFWISEVEHRAPKDLEDDPADPEDPPEPPVPSTMTTKKKKRRRKKHKGDPRREELTPPMSVTTGNAIAANAPAATTAAMSSTGQNEEIFEMDLSSDEEAAAHVSRSPSVTTMRDVDPKLPAARHNLDGYSMSDGDWPADDSHGLSQAFSPKSDSELVVRPSESLLRAESHMQWTWGEFPETTRVTKKEKAEPLKTVTITPSESTHFRVILSSEAMEDETEIKKEVGASSVCTIVKPEPRTPITTVTPVNPLTSVSTITSGSPVTPTEPLDVLPPSVATSTPSSSQQSDSPSKKKGVPKRSQHQGPEDIYLDDLNVLEPDVAARYFPKSESEAATKHWMDSEMRSGSQSPQSVGSAAADSGTECLSDSASDLPDVTLSLCGGLTENAEISKERFMEHIITYHEFAENPAIIDNPNLVVKIGNRYYNWTLAAPLILSLQAFQKNLPKATEEAWVKEKMPKKSGRWWFWRKRADSTIKQSETKLETKEESHLEEEGPTMSQEKLALPPKAGDSSSDEEAKEVSAVSCQERLQPVDGQHHPSPHTYRKSLRLSSDQIASLKLKEGPNDVTFSITTQYQGTCRCEGTIYLWNWDDKVIISDIDGTITKSDVFGQILPQLGKDWTHQGIAKLYHSVAENGYKFLYCSARAIGMADMTRGYLQWVNDGGTILPRGPLMLSPSSLFSAFHREVIEKKPEIFKIECLTDIKNLFQHNKQPFYAAFGNRANDVFAYKEVGVPVCRIFTVNPKGELIQEQTKGNKSSYGRLSELVEHVFPLLSKEQNEAFVMPEYSSFCYWRQPIPDINPDELL, encoded by the exons ATGAACTACGTGGGCCAGCTGGCAGGTCAGGTGCTGGTGACCGTCAAAGAACTGTACAAGGGCATTAATCAGGCCACATTATCGGGCTGCATCGATGTTGTAGTTGTCCGCCAGAGAGATGGCACCTACCAGTGCTCACCATTTCACGTGCGCTTCGGCAAGCTGGGTGTGCTGCGCTCCAAAGAGAAAGTA ATTGACATCGAAGTAAATGGAGAGCCCGTAGACCTGCACATGAAGCTTGGTGACAATGGAGAAGCCTTCTTTGTCCAAGAAGCCGAGCAGCAGAAT CAGATTGTCCCTGCCCACCTGGCCACCTCCCCAATACCCACTGAGAGTCACCTGTTCTGGATCTCAGAGGTGGAGCACAGGGCACCAAAAGATCTGGAAGATGACCCCGCTGACCCAGAGGACCCCCCTGAGCCTCCTGTTCCCAGCACCATGACCacgaaaaagaagaagagacggAGGAAGAAGCACAAAGGAGACCCACGAAGAGAGGAGCTGACCCCGCCCATGTCAGTCACTACTGGTAATGCTATTGCTGCTAATGCACCTGCTGCTACGACTGCTGCTATGTCCAGCACTGGGCAAAATGAAGAGATCTTTGAAATGGACCTGAGTTCAGATGAGGAGGCTGCAGCACATGTCTCTAG GTCACCTTCAGTGACCACAATGCGTGACGTTGATCCGAAATTACCTGCAGCTAGACACAACCTTGATGGTTATTCAATGTCTGATGGGGACTGGCCAGCAGATGACAG TCATGGCTTGTCTCAGGCCTTTTCCCCAAAGAGTGACTCTGAACTGGTGGTCAGGCCTTCAGAGAGTTTGCTCAGAGCTGAGTCCCACATGCAGTGGACCTGGGGAGAGTTTCCAGAAACAACCAGG GTCAccaaaaaagagaaagcagaacCACTAAAAACGGTGACCATCACTCCATCAGAGAGCACCCACTTCCGGGTCATCCTCAGCTCCGAGGCCATGGAGGACGAGACAGAGATCAAAAAGGAAGTTGGTGCCTCTTCAGTGTGTACTATCGTCAAGCCCGAGCCACGCACCCCTATCACCACTGTAACACCGGTGAATCCTCTCACATCGGTCAGCACCATAACCTCCGGGAGTCCTGTAACACCCACAGAGCCCCTGGATGTCCTGCCACCCAGTGTGGCAACCTCCACCCCTTCCAGCAGCCAACAGAGTGATTCACCCTCCAAGAAGAAAG GTGTCCCAAAGAGGAGTCAGCATCAGGGTCCTGAGGATATCTACCTAGATGACCTGAATGTACTTGAACCTGATGTTGCTGCACGATATTTTCCTAAGAG TGAGTCTGAGGCCGCCACTAAGCACTGGATGGACTCGGAAATGCGCTCTGGTTCACAGTCTCCTCAGTCGGTGGGTAGTGCTGCAGCTGACAGTGGGACAGAGTGTCTTTCTGACTCAGCCAGTGACCTCCCTGACGTcaccctgtctctgtgtggaggCCTCAcagaaaatgctgaaatatCCAAAG AAAGGTTCATGGAGCATATCATCACCTATCATGAATTTGCTGAAAATCCAGCAATTATAGATAACCCCAACCTGGTAGTAAAGATAGGAAATAG ATATTATAACTGGACTCTAGCTGCACCCTTAATTTTAAGTCTACAAGCATTTCAGAAGAATTTACCAAAG GCTACAGAGGAGGCCTGGGTAAAGGAGAAAATGCCAAAGAAGTCAGGCCGCTGGTGGTTCTGGCGAAAGAGGGCGGATAGTACAATCAAGCAG TCAGAAACTAAGCTTGAAACCAAGGAGGAGTCTCATTTGGAGGAGGAAGGACCCACCATGTCTCAGGAGAAGCTGGCCTTACC GCCTAAAGCAGGAGACTCATCCAGCGATGAAGAGGCCAAGGAGGTGAGCGCTGTATCCTGTCAAGAGAGACTGCAGCCAGTAGATGGTCAGCACCACCCCAGCCCACACACTTACAGGAAGTCCCTGCGTCTGTCTTCTGATCAGATA GCCAGTCTGAAACTGAAGGAGGGACCGAATGATGTGACGTTTAGCATCACCACCCAGTACCAGGGCACATGCCGCTGCGAGGGCACCATCTACCTGTGGAACTGGGACGACAAAGTCATTATCTCTGACATTGATGGCACCATCACCAA GTCAGATGTGTTTGGACAGATCCTGCCCCAGTTGGGGAAGGACTGGACCCACCAGGGCATTGCCAAGCTCTACCACTCAGTAGCTGA GAACGGCTACAAGTTCTTGTACTGCTCAGCTCGGGCTATTGGCATGGCAGACATGACAAGAGGTTACCTACAGTGGGTTAACGACGGAGGCACCATCCTGCCCCGGGGACCTCTCATGCTGTCTCCCAGCAGCCTCTTCTCTGCCTTCCACAG GGAGGTCATCGAGAAGAAACCGGAGATCTTCAAGATTGAATGCCTTACAGACATCAAGAACCTGTTCCAGCATAACAAGCAGCCATTCTACGCCGCCTTTGGGAATAGAGCTAAT GATGTGTTTGCCTATAAGGAGGTGGGAGTTCCTGTGTGTAGGATCTTCACAGTTAACCCTAAGGGTGAGCTGATCCAGGAGCAGACCAAGGGCAACAAGTCTTC CTATGGCAGGCTTAGTGAGCTGGTGGAGCATGTGTTCCCTCTTTTGAGCAAAGAGCAGAACGAGGCCTTTGTCATGCCAGAGTACAGCTCTTTCTGTTACTGGAGACAGCCCATACCAGACATCAACCCCGATGAACTGCTCTGA